Proteins encoded by one window of Lathyrus oleraceus cultivar Zhongwan6 chromosome 1, CAAS_Psat_ZW6_1.0, whole genome shotgun sequence:
- the LOC127103443 gene encoding uncharacterized protein LOC127103443: protein MFVKSVDASDYAKMGDKLVELLDTFVEEMGEQNVVQLITDNGSNYVAAGKILTSKRSNMFWTPCVTHCIYLMLEDMGKIPKVDKVIKNGVKVVGYIYNHAFALNLMRKITDNVELVKNGMTRFYTSFLTLQRLKELKSKLREMFICDEWVSSKCANDAKGKSATSIILMTSFWNDVAYTLKVMAPLVDVLRMVDNERKPTMGYIYATMGVAKESIERAFNSNSSKYKFVFDIIDKRWECQLHHPLHSTGYYLKPEYYYEKPEIENDHKLYKGVIGLFGIRAEIRQGLTLAQAEWWKFYGDETPDLQLLMIHSKKRNKLEHQRLQDLVFVKYNQALIKRFEIQDKIDPMEFGEINYHTQWLVEEMGEMGEDGEPLQEDLVHEDDDLTWA from the exons ATGTTTGTGAAAAGTGTTGATGCTTCTGACTATGCCAAGATGGGGGATAAGCTAGTTGAGTTGTTGGACACTTTTGTTGAGGAAATGGGTGAACAAAATGTTGTTCAATTGATTACCGACAATGGAAGTAATTATGTAGCAGCGGGTAAAATATTAACTTCCAAAAGGTCAAACATGTTTTGGACTCCATGTGTAACCCATTGTATATACCTTATGTTAGAAGACATGGGAAAAATTCCAAAGGTTGATAAGGTTATAAAAAATGGAGTTAAGGTTGTGGGCTACATTTATAACCACGCATTTGCTTTGAATTTAATGAGAAAGATTACCGACAATGTTGAATTGGTTAAAAATGGAATGACGAGGTTTTATACATCTTTCCTTACTCTACAAAGGTTGAAAGAACTAAAAAGTAAGCTTAGAGAGATGTTCATTTGTGATGAATGGGTGAGTTCCAAGTGTGCCAATGATGCTAAAGGAAAAAGTGCAACTAGTATTATACTTATGACATCATTTTGGAATGATGTTGCGTACACTCTTAAGGTCATGGCACCTCTTGTAGATGTGTTAAGAATGGTTGATAACGAAAGAAAACCGACAATGGGTTACATATACGCCACAATGGGGGTAGCCAAAGAATCAATTGAAAGAGCTTTTAATTCAAATTCAAGCAAGTACAAATTCGTATTTGACATCATTGATAAAAGATGGGAGTGTCAACTTCATCATCCGTTACATTCTACAGGTTACTATCTCAAACCTGAATATTATTATGAGAAACCAGAAATTGAGAATGATCATAAATTG TACAAGGGTGTTATAGGTCTCTTTGGTATAAGAGCAGAAATTAGACAAGGGTTGACATTAGCTCAAG CTGAATGGTGGAAGTTTTACGGAGATGAAACTCCTGATTTGCAATTGTTGATG ATTCATTCCAAGAAGCGAAATAAGTTGGAGCATCAAAGGTTGCAAGACTTGGTTTTCGTCAAGTATAACCAAGCATTGATTAAAAGATTTGAAATTCAGGACAAGATTGATCCTATGGAATTTGGTGAAATTAATTATCACACTCAATGGTTGGTGGAAGAGATGGGAGAGATGGGAGAAGATGGTGAACCTTTACAAGAAGACTTGGTTCATGAAGATGATGATTTAACTTGGGCTTAA